The Primulina huaijiensis isolate GDHJ02 chromosome 17, ASM1229523v2, whole genome shotgun sequence genome window below encodes:
- the LOC140963432 gene encoding probable WRKY transcription factor 46 isoform X1 gives MEEVCSRSQNTLVGLMQGREFVNQLKLLFQLSNSTEKYEFFVEKIESSFDNAIALINSMEFLEHETPSHTIGNTSASPNLLENSSKNEGSDPDYTDQTHKGVSKKRKMTRKWNDVVRVCSGAGIESHLNDGYSWRKYGQKVILNTDHPRAYYRCTYLNTQRCLAKKHVQRTDYDPSIFEVVYKGKHSCVQETVKQNKGNFGAGNKDEDGVIHVPQMVFSSGTRPGLKVETRELDVTDGAMANFRTFSFPSTPVESEISGDTPLFFDLSKEANFIGSYSTPFLSPATSESCFSLSQDQVNGFVIGDNLCSETEFTEIISSSTTSTFEDIDLSIDRVDFGTKFLDAFDNFC, from the exons ATGGAAGAAGTCTGTTCTAGGAGCCAAAATACTCTAGTAGGGCTGATGCAAGGCAGGGAGTTTGTAAATCAGCTGAAACTTCTGTTTCAACTGTCCAACTCAACCgagaaatatgaattttttgtgGAGAAAATAGAATCTTCTTTTGATAATGCTATAGCCCTGATAAATTCCATGGAATTTCTTGAACATGAAACCCCTTCTCATACTATTGGGAATACCTCCGCGTCACCCAATCTTCTTGAGAACAGTTCGAAAAATGAAGGGTCAGACCCGGACTATACGGACCAAACCCATAAAGGTGTTTCCAAGAAAAG GAAGATGACCCGAAAATGGAATGATGTAGTGCGTGTGTGCTCTGGGGCAGGGATTGAAAGTCATCTAAATGATGGATATAGTTGGAGAAAATATGGGCAGAAAGTTATTTTAAACACTGATCATCCAAG GGCATACTATCGTTGCACCTATCTAAACACTCAACGGTGTTTGGCGAAAAAACATGTTCAACGAACCGATTACGACCCTTCAATCTTCGAAGTCGTTTATAAAGGGAAACACAGCTGTGTTCAAGAAACTGTGAAGCAGAACAAAGGAAACTTCGGCGCAGGAAACAAAGATGAAGATGGTGTAATACACGTTCCACAGATGGTGTTCAGCAGTGGTACAAGGCCAGGTCTTAAAGTTGAAACTCGAGAACTCGATGTAACAGATGGTGCTATGGCCAATTTTCgtacattttcttttccctcgaCCCCTGTTGAATCCGAAATCTCAGGGGATACTCCCTTGTTTTTTGATCTATCAAAGGAAGCCAACTTCATCGGGAGCTATTCAACCCCGTTTCTATCCCCGGCAACATCCGAATCCTGTTTCTCATTGTCACAAGACCAGGTGAATGGTTTTGTGATCGGCGACAATTTGTGTTCTGAAACAGAGTTTACTGAGATAATCTCCAGTTCAACAACATCAACATTTGAAGACATAGATTTGTCGATTGATCGAGTGGACTTCGGTACTAAGTTCCTCGATGCCTTTGATAACTTCTGTTAG
- the LOC140962266 gene encoding uncharacterized protein — MAKKRGRRMGPAADRQSTRVIGAENSADSPAKPDRKLTTCAVFIFFMVFPAISLMFYAIRYSPNAKETTILELPYAYQNGLVTTEMNYLQVLDENMKTSEHTGRRNFTNPVLAYITPWNSQGYEMAKKYNNKFTHLSPVWYELKSQGTNLVLEGRHNVNKEWILELRSSGNAQVLPRVVLEAIPVHLLKKKKQRDRAVDLIITECKEMEFDGIVLESWSTWAAYGVLHDPDMRNMALRFIRRLGQAMHFVGLEQSGNRSLQLVYVIGPPRSNELKEYDFGPEDLSYLSESVDGFSLMTYDFSGPQNPGPNAPLNWIHSTLLLLLDASLVDKKLAKKIFLGINFYGNDFAISGGGGPIVGREYLSLLEQHKPEIHWEENSAEHYSVYSDNQNVKHVVFYPSLMSISRRLQLALSWGAGISIWEIGQGLEYFFYIL, encoded by the exons ATGGCGAAAAAGAGAGGACGACGTATGGGTCCCGCTGCCGACAGGCAATCCACCCGAGTTATCGGAGCCGAAAACTCAGCCGACTCGCCAGCTAAACCCGATCGCAAGCTCACCACTTGCGCTGTGTTTATCTTCTTCATGGTTTTCCCTGCGATTTCCTTAATGTTTTATGCTATAAGATACTCTCCGAATGCGAAAGAAACAACAATCCTTGAGCTACCATATGCTTACCAGAATGGATTAGTAACTACGGAAATGAATTATCTGCAAGTGCTAGAT GAGAATATGAAGACTTCGGAGCATACGGGTCGTCGGAATTTTACAAATCCTGTCCTGGCCTACATTACTCCatg GAATTCACAGGGGTATGAGATGGCCAAGAAATACAACAATAAATTTACTCATTTATCTCCTGTGTGGTATGAACTAAAGAG CCAAGGAACAAATTTGGTTTTGGAAGGAAGACATAATGTCAATAAAGAATGGATTTTGGAACTCCGGAGCAGTGGAAATGCTCAG GTTTTACCTAGGGTAGTTTTGGAAGCGATCCCTGTGCATCTGCTGAAAAAGAAGAAGCAGAGAGATAGAGCTGTTGATCTTATCATAACTGAATGCAA GGAAATGGAATTTGATGGCATAGTATTGGAGTCATGGTCAACATGGGCTGCCTATGGTGTTTTACATGATCCAGATATGCGGAACATG GCCCTACGGTTTATCAGGCGACTTGGACAAGCCATGCATTTTGTTGGCTTGGAGCAGAGCGGAAACCGGAGCTTGCAACTAGTTTATGTTATTGGTCCACCTCGTTCCAATGAGCTGAAGGAGTATGATTTTGGACCAGAAGATCTTAGCTACTTGAGTGAATCTGTAGATGGTTTCTCTCTTATGACATATGACTTTTCTGGCCCTCAGAATCCAGGTCCAAATGCACCTTTAAATTGGATCCACTCAACCTTGCTACTACTTCTTGATGCTAGTCTTGTTGATAAGAAATTAGCCAAAAAGATATTCCTTGGCATCAATTTTTATGGGAATGATTTTGCCATTTCTGGAG GCGGTGGACCCATTGTCGGAAGAGAGTACCTATCTCTCTTAGAACAGCACAAGCCAGAAATACACTGGGAGGAAAACAGTGCTGAACACTACTCCGTGTACTCTGATAATCAGAATGTCAAGCATGTTGTATTCTACCCTTCGCTTATGTCCATCTCACGACGTTTGCAACTAGCTCTATCTTGGGGGGCTGGCATCTCAATCTGGGAAATCGGGCAGGGCCTTGAATATTTTTTCTACATTTTGTGA
- the LOC140963039 gene encoding abscisic acid receptor PYL9-like encodes MAEQYTCRHHRHHRPSENQCSSSVIKHIKAPLNIVWSLVRRFDKPQEYKPFVSRCTVLEGDLEIGSVREVNVKSGLPATTSTERLELLDDQEHILGVKFVGGDHRLKNYSSIITVHPEMIDGRLGTLVIESFVVDVPHGNTGDETCYFVNALINCNLKSLADVSERMAVRTKPIEQ; translated from the exons ATGGCGGAGCAGTACACATGTAGACACCACAGGCATCATCGTCCGAGTGAGAACCAGTGCTCTTCTTCTGTCATCAAGCATATCAAAGCACCCCTCAACATT GTGTGGTCATTGGTAAGAAGATTCGACAAGCCACAGGAGTATAAGCCATTTGTTAGCAGATGCACAGTACTGGAAGGTGATCTCGAGATTGGCAGTGTTAGAGAAGTTAACGTGAAGTCGGGACTTCCGGCCACCACCAGCACCGAGAGGTTGGAGCTGCTCGACGACCAGGAACATATTTTGGGAGTCAAATTTGTTGGTGGTGACCACAGGCTAAAG AATTACTCGTCGATAATTACTGTCCATCCGGAGATGATCGATGGGAGACTGGGAACATTGGTGATAGAGTCATTCGTGGTGGATGTTCCCCATGGAAACACCGGGGACGAGACGTGTTACTTCGTGAATGCTTTAATCAACTGCAACCTCAAATCTTTGGCCGATGTCTCAGAAAGAATGGCAGTCCGTACCAAACCCATCGAGCAGTGA
- the LOC140963432 gene encoding probable WRKY transcription factor 41 isoform X2 encodes MEEVCSRSQNTLVGLMQGREFVNQLKLLFQLSNSTEKYEFFVEKIESSFDNAIALINSMEFLEHETPSHTIGNTSASPNLLENSSKNEGSDPDYTDQTHKGVSKKRKMTRKWNDVVRVCSGAGIESHLNDGYSWRKYGQKVILNTDHPRAYYRCTYLNTQRCLAKKHVQRTDYDPSIFEVVYKGKHSCVQETVKQNKGNLVFSSGTRPGLKVETRELDVTDGAMANFRTFSFPSTPVESEISGDTPLFFDLSKEANFIGSYSTPFLSPATSESCFSLSQDQVNGFVIGDNLCSETEFTEIISSSTTSTFEDIDLSIDRVDFGTKFLDAFDNFC; translated from the exons ATGGAAGAAGTCTGTTCTAGGAGCCAAAATACTCTAGTAGGGCTGATGCAAGGCAGGGAGTTTGTAAATCAGCTGAAACTTCTGTTTCAACTGTCCAACTCAACCgagaaatatgaattttttgtgGAGAAAATAGAATCTTCTTTTGATAATGCTATAGCCCTGATAAATTCCATGGAATTTCTTGAACATGAAACCCCTTCTCATACTATTGGGAATACCTCCGCGTCACCCAATCTTCTTGAGAACAGTTCGAAAAATGAAGGGTCAGACCCGGACTATACGGACCAAACCCATAAAGGTGTTTCCAAGAAAAG GAAGATGACCCGAAAATGGAATGATGTAGTGCGTGTGTGCTCTGGGGCAGGGATTGAAAGTCATCTAAATGATGGATATAGTTGGAGAAAATATGGGCAGAAAGTTATTTTAAACACTGATCATCCAAG GGCATACTATCGTTGCACCTATCTAAACACTCAACGGTGTTTGGCGAAAAAACATGTTCAACGAACCGATTACGACCCTTCAATCTTCGAAGTCGTTTATAAAGGGAAACACAGCTGTGTTCAAGAAACTGTGAAGCAGAACAAAGGAAACT TGGTGTTCAGCAGTGGTACAAGGCCAGGTCTTAAAGTTGAAACTCGAGAACTCGATGTAACAGATGGTGCTATGGCCAATTTTCgtacattttcttttccctcgaCCCCTGTTGAATCCGAAATCTCAGGGGATACTCCCTTGTTTTTTGATCTATCAAAGGAAGCCAACTTCATCGGGAGCTATTCAACCCCGTTTCTATCCCCGGCAACATCCGAATCCTGTTTCTCATTGTCACAAGACCAGGTGAATGGTTTTGTGATCGGCGACAATTTGTGTTCTGAAACAGAGTTTACTGAGATAATCTCCAGTTCAACAACATCAACATTTGAAGACATAGATTTGTCGATTGATCGAGTGGACTTCGGTACTAAGTTCCTCGATGCCTTTGATAACTTCTGTTAG
- the LOC140962376 gene encoding hydroquinone glucosyltransferase-like, which yields MADTKKTHIAILPTPGMGHLIPLVEFSKTLFRQHGILSTFFVPTDGPLSKAQKSFLSDLPASIEYVLLPPVCFDDLGPDTWIETVISLTITRSLPSLHDAVKASHDSKKFSAFVVDLFGTDGFDVAAELGIPPYMFFPSTAMLLSLILHLPKLDESVSCEYWEMSEKLQIPGCVPIHGSELVAPLQDRKNEAYRWILHHSKRYSMAEGLMVNTFNELEPVTIKTLQENGSGSKPSIHPIGPLVQMGSNSKSEDPDSSKCLKWLDQQPNNSVLFISLGSGGKLSHDQLIEMALGLELSEQKFLWVIRCPNDTAANAAYFKIQDTSDPLAYLPQGFVERTKNQGLVMPLWAPQAQILAHSSICGFLSHCGWNSTLESVVSGVPLIAWPLYAEQRMNAVLLNEDVKVALRPEVGENELVGRFDIKNVVKNLVEGEEGKGIRNRMRDLKDAAAKVLSQDGSSTKSLAQVVNKWKSHASS from the coding sequence ATGGCGGACACAAAAAAGACCCACATAGCCATTCTTCCGACCCCAGGCATGGGCCATCTTATTCCTTTAGTCGAATTCTCCAAGACCCTCTTCCGCCAACACGGTATCCTGTCCACTTTCTTCGTCCCCACAGATGGCCCTCTCTCTAAAGCTCAGAAATCCTTTCTTTCCGATCTTCCTGCATCCATAGAATACGTTCTTCTGCCGCCTGTATGTTTCGACGATTTGGGACCGGACACCTGGATTGAAACGGTTATTTCACTCACCATCACACGCTCCCTCCCGTCACTTCACGACGCCGTTAAAGCCTCGCATGATAGTAAGAAATTCTCCGCTTTTGTGGTTGATCTTTTCGGTACAGATGGATTTGATGTAGCGGCGGAACTCGGCATCCCGCCTTATATGTTCTTTCCCTCCACCGCCATGCTTTTGTCGCTTATATTGCACTTGCCCAAGCTCGATGAATCGGTGTCGTGTGAGTACTGGGAAATGTCTGAGAAGTTGCAGATCCCAGGATGCGTACCCATTCATGGAAGTGAACTGGTGGCCCCACTCCAGGACAGGAAAAACGAAGCTTACAGATGGATTCTGCATCACTCGAAAAGGTATTCGATGGCGGAGGGTTTAATGGTTAACACGTTCAACGAACTGGAGCCTGTTACGATCAAAACCCTGCAAGAAAATGGAAGTGGATCAAAACCTTCCATCCATCCCATCGGACCTTTGGTTCAAATGGGTTCAAACTCAAAATCCGAGGATCCAGATTCATCAAAATGCTTGAAATGGTTGGATCAGCAGCCAAACAATTCAGTGCTGTTTATCTCATTAGGTAGTGGGGGAAAGCTTTCACACGACCAGTTAATCGAAATGGCACTAGGACTGGAGTTGAGTGAGCAAAAATTTTTGTGGGTGATCAGATGCCCGAACGACACGGCTGCTAATGCCGCGTATTTCAAGATTCAGGACACAAGTGACCCTTTGGCTTATCTGCCACAAGGGTTCGTGGAAAGGACCAAGAATCAAGGCTTGGTGATGCCATTATGGGCTCCACAAGCTCAAATCTTGGCACACAGTTCGATCTGCGGGTTTCTGTCGCACTGCGGATGGAACTCGACTCTGGAGAGTGTCGTAAGCGGGGTGCCCCTGATCGCGTGGCCGCTGTACGCAGAGCAGAGGATGAATGCGGTGTTGCTAAACGAGGATGTCAAGGTGGCGTTGCGGCCTGAAGTTGGAGAGAATGAACTCGTGGGGCGATTCGATATAAAGAACGTGGTCAAGAATCTGGTGGAGGGAGAGGAGGGCAAAGGGATCCGAAATCGGATGAGGGATCTCAAAGATGCCGCGGCTAAAGTGCTCAGCCAAGATGGTTCTTCCACAAAGTCACTCGCTCAAGTGGTTAACAAATGGAAGAGTCATGCATCCTCTTGA